ATAATCCTTAGTAGTTTTCTTGTCTCTTTTTTTATTCCTGTATACTAATTTAAATGAAAATAGGTTAATTTGTCAAAGTATACTTATAGTAGTTTTTTACATCTTAGTAGAATTTTTCTAATTTTTTCTCTACTATCCTTCATATTCTATCAATATTTTCTGTTTCATGTCAATATCTTGTTATTTTGTCTAAAGTGTTACGTTATTCACTACAATATATTGTAGTATTCCATAACCTTTTAGCCTATTACCTTATGACTTCTAGCCTTTAATACCTGCATAACAGCCAAAGCTCCTATAACCGTAACAACACTAATCACCTGTGCTGTTCTTAAAGGACCTATCATTAAACTATCAATGCGAAGCCCCTCTACGAAAAATCTTCCAACAGAATATAGAATCAGATAGAGTAAGAAAATTTGTCCATCCATTTTTTTTCTCTTGGTATAGTAAAGTAAAAAGATAAATACACCAAAGTTCCATAGGGACTCATATAAAAATGTAGGATGTACCATAACACCATCTACTTCAATAGCCCATGGCAAATCTGTGGGTGTACCATAAGCCTCTTGATTAAAATAGTTACCCCATCTACCGATAGCTTGACCTAGAATGATACTAGGAGCACAGATATCTGCCATTTGCCAAAAACCAATTCCTTTATATCTGCAAAATAAATATCCCGCTAATACACCGAAAATAATAGCGCCATGAATAGCCAGCCCTCCTTGACGTATTCGAAGAATGCTTATAGGGTTTTGTCCATAATAATCCCACTTAAAAACGACATAGTACAGTCTAGCCCCTATCACTGCAGCAGGCACTGCAATAAGGGATAAATCCAAAACAGCATCTTCGTATAAACCTTCTTTTTTTGCTCTAATCATAGCAACAAAAATACCTAAAAAAATTCCAATCGAGATAACAATACCATACCAAGCTACCTCCACACCAAATATCCTAAAGGCTATTGGGTTCATTTGTAATCATCCTTTACTTTTAAATTTTACGCTAATAATCTGCAATAAATTATAGTGAATTTTTGCATAAATGTCAAATTTATAGGTTTCTTAGCAAAATTCTACGGCATAATTCCTTTGCAATAGCATCATTAAATCTCCAAGGATCTACCTTATGAATGTTTACACTATAAGGTACCTCTAGTCCTTCAATGATTTTTTCTACTGTTAAATAATGCCTCATTTGCTGTAAATCCGTCGTGGCTAGAAACAAGATAATCTCTCCAACGCCATATTCCATTAGACCTTCTATGGCAGCATGAATATCCCTTTTTTGTAAGAAAGTCAACTTAATTTTATTGTTATTATATCCTTCCTTAATCAAATAATCCTTTATTTTTTCTCGAAAAAGTATATCTTGCTTTATATGAGGGAAACTTACTTCCCTCTTTTCCACGCTGGGACCAATTAGAAGGATACCTACATTTTGTTTATGTGGACTAACAGTAGATTGAATCGTTTGATTTACAAAGGACTTGGCAATAAATTCACTGTTCCATAAAGCTTCTACCATCCGAGGTTCCACGTTATACTGTTGAAGATTTAGTCTCTTTACTTGGTTTACTATCCCTATAAAATCCCTACACTCTGTCAACAAAAAGGGACTTACAATAATTCTTTGGTTTCCCTCCTGCACTGCCCTGTCTATGGTTTCAATAAGATAAGGGGTATTGGCTAAATATGCAGGATATATATTGTAGTCTTCCCCCAGTTCTTCTCTAAGTTGATTGACGAATCTCCTACTACTATCATGCACACTAGCAGCTACTTCTATCTTCTCATAGGTCAACTTTTCCTTAAATAATATAAAGGGTAAAATAGATACCTTCCAGAAGCTATTGTTCTCGATAAAATTTTTTGTTGCCAGCGATGTATTATAAGTAGTTGGCTCCCCTTGAAATACTAAAATAATAGCAGTTTTTTGATTAGAAACATAATTTGTTGCTATATAGTTTGCTTTAGGAATGTATCGAAAATATATCAATGAGACGATAATAATAAGATAGCCACAAGCAGCTCCCATGAAGATATTTTTATAATTTATTTTGCTCTGATGTACATTTTTTTTGTTTTTTATATATTGAATTCCTATTAGAAGAAAAAAAAAGCCCAGCAATCCTCTTTCTACCATACCCTTTGTAATTAACGCAAAGCCAAGTATAAGTGTTAATAGCAATGATTTTACGAAAATATTCATGGTATTTTCTCCTTTAGATAAGTATAAAACATGAGATTTAACATACTGGGAACTATATTTTCCATCCTTAGCTAGGTCTTTTAATAAAATAGGTTATCTATATAAAACCTTTCTTATAAATACTATGATGTTTTTCTTAATAAAATGAATAAAGATGGAGTCAACCTCCATCTTTATTCATTTTATGCTCCAGGCACAATTCTTCTGAAGATTTCTTCTATTTCTCTACCAAAACCACTTAATGGTCTGCCTTCTCCAGCTTCTCTTGAAATATCTCTAATTCTTTGAAACAAATCAGGATCTGCTGTTACTGCTACTCTCTCAATGCTTCGGTCTGCTTGTCTAGCCGTATCTTCAATCTTTTTTTCAATGTCTCTGTTTATTTCTCCATCTGTATCATCTGTTAATGTAACTCCTACTAAAGCTGTATTTTCAAAAATCACCACTGAAGCACTGCGTACTTCTTCCATTCTAACAACTTCATTTACAATTCTGTCAGCCCTCACCATCAAGTCCTGTTCCATTTCTGCTGGCTGCATGTTTCTAGGTGCAGTTCTGGCATCTTCAGGTGTTCTGGCGTCTCTAATTATACCATCATCAGCTTGCTCTCCTGGTACCCTTTGTCCTGGGCCTGGCACACCTGCGCCTGGAGTTGGTGCTACACCTTCTTCACCTGGCACTACTGGTGCTCCTGGCGCCGCTGTTCCTGGACCTGGTACAGTTTGTTCTGGTGCTGTTTGTTCTTCTGGTAAAGGCCTTCTAGCAGGTCTACAACCAGTTATAGCCATTGCTACAATAACAAAAATACAAATCGTTAATAGTAATTTTTTATTTTTCAAATTATCACCTCCTATCATATATTTTCTCACCAGTTAAGCTTTTTATTTAACTACTTTTTTCATTTATTCACATACTTTGACAATCGTTTGTTAAAAAGAAAGTCCTATATTCTAAATTTTAGAATATAGGACTTTCTTTTTAATATCTATCCTTTGGAGACGCAATACCTCTAACAATATTTACAGAAGCACTGGCACCAATCCTAGTAGCTCCTGCTTCAAGCATTTTTTTAGCTTTTTCAACATCTCTTATGCCTCCAGATGCCTTAACCCCCATGCTGATACCAACAGTTTGTCTCATTAATTGAATATCTTCCACTGTTGCTCCAGCTGTACTAAAACCTGTAGAGGTTTTTACAAAGTGAGCTCCCGCAGCTTTAGCAATTTTACAGGCCAGTATCTTCTCATCATCCTGTAATAAAGATGTTTCAATAATTACTTTAACAATAGCATCCTCACCAACTGCCTTTACAACCGCCTCTATATCTCTAAATACATAGTCTTGGGCTTTGCTTTTCAAAGCACCTATATTCATCACCATATCAATCTCATGAGCACCCTGAACAACAGCATTTTGAGCCTCAAAAGCTTTCGCTTCTATAGAAGAAGCTCCCAAAGGAAAACCTATCACAGAGGTGACTTTTACATGACTATGCTTTAGCTCAGTGGCTACAAAAGCTACATGACAGCTATTAACACAGACAGAATAAAAGTGATATTGTTTTGCTTCATCACATACCTTTTTTATATCTTCTTGTGTAGCATCCGCATTTAAAATTGTGTGATCTATATATTGTGCTATGTTCATTTATAGTATTCACCTATCTTACATTGTTTTACTGAATCCAGATCCTTACCTTCAGCTTTCATTAGGCTAGTCGCATTTTTATTCAACAATTAGCTCAACCATTTCTCCATTTTTAACACCAGCAGCATTTCCTTCATCAACATCCACATGCATTTCTAGAGCAAAAGTTTGATGCGCCCTTACTAGTACATTTTCAAAAACTACTGCCCTTTCTCCACTTGTCTTTACCTTTACCCTTTGCTTGTCCACCACACCAAATTTAGCTGCATCATCCGTATGCATATGTATATGTCTAGCAGCAGCAATGACACCCTCTTTTAGTTCTACTTCTCCTTGTGGACCTACAATCTTAACACCAGGACTTCCTGCAACATCTCCAGAATCTCTTACAGGTGGTGTTACACCTAAAGCAAATCCATCTGCTAAAGATACTTCGATTTGTGTACTAGGTCTAGCTGGTCCTAAAACACGTACACCTTTTATGGTGCCTTTAGGGCCTACTAAATCAACTTTTTCAACAGCAGCATATTGTCCAGGTTGAGATAAATCCTTAAATTTATTTAACTCATATCCCTTACCAAATAATGTTTCAATATCTTCTTGACTTAAATGAAGATGACGATTAGATAACGCAATTGGTAACATTTTTTCACTCATTATAACTCCTCCTTACAAAATATTGTTAATTTTTTATTTATTTCCTATCCAATCATATTATACGATTTTTATTAAGAAAAATCAAATCTTTAATAAGTATATGACTACCAATTCATAAAAGTACATCGCCACACATTCATCCTTATAAATGTCGAAACAAATTTTCTATATCTTTCCACTCCCCTTGTTTTTGCCTTTTTTCCTTAAAATATACAAATATAGTTGTCAAGGTTAAAAATAGCAAAATACTAACGATAATCATATAGTACTTCGTATAAGGGATATATACAGCAATAATCGCTAGATAAACGCTTAGTAAAAGATAGCCTTTTATTTTTTTATTGTTTAAGACTGCTAACTTATACTTCTCCCAACTCTTTTTTGATTTACTAATCTTATTTTCAATCATTTCATCAATTTCTTCCTCAGAAGGAAACATATCACTTGCTTCTATTACATCCAAAAACTTATCTTTATTTACCAAAACCATCGTATATTTTTCATTTAACTGGTCTAAGAAACTATGACAATCCTGTGTAAAATCAGAGGTGGTAATAAAAATTCCTCGTTTTGTATTGCTGTTGATTAACTGACAGAGAAATTCCTTTAAATCTTTTAAATCTACATCAAAATTATTTTTATACATATAACATAAAATCATTACTTTATTATGATGATAAAGTGCCTCTAGGCGTATGAAGTTGTGGCTATGATCTAAACACTTTATTTCATCAAAACCTCTTTTATTAAATATCTCTGCAAGATACTCCTTCATCTCATCTACAGTTTTATTTAATATTTCTTTATAAATTTTTTCGTTAGCGATTGCTTTTCTTTTTTCCTTTTTAAAATGAGTTAATTTTTCTTTGCGAATATTTATTGAAAAAATATGATAAATGGTTAAAAAAACAGCAGCTATTACTGTTGATGCATAAATATAGCCTATTTTAAGATATGCTATTAAAAATACTGCAAAAAAAATAAACATTCTTCCCAATAGGTAATCTATAATTTTGGCCAGTCCACCTCTTTTATCCTCTTTACTACTACTATAAAAAGCTCTAAATCTCCTACTATTGGATCTGTTTTTTCTGTAATTAAAATACTTTTCTTTCATATCTTTTAACATGGTTTCTATTACATTCATTTTACAACCCTCCTTCTTTAAAGGATTACCAAAAAAATCCATAATATACCATGGATTTTTTGATAAGCTATTCTAATTCTTTAAGAAAAGTTGCTATATTTTCTATGCCTATCTCATCAATATTCACCATTTTTACAAATTGATTGTAGGAGGGGATATTGATTTTACCTGTCATATTATGGGCTAAATAATGCCGAGAATGATTTGAGTAAATAATGGCATCAATCGGCTCCTCTGCTTCGTCTATTGTTGTTACTTTGTATCCTTTTCTTCTTAAAACCTCTGCTACTTCATGAAGACCCTCTTGCACAGCTACTAATTTATTTTGCATTTTTTCAACCTCCAGATTATGTTTAAAAACAAAAACCTCCTTAACAAAATATAAGAAGGTTTTTAAGTCTTTTTATTAAGCCATTGCTCTTTCTAACTTATCAAGATGCTGTAATGGAAAATGTTTTAGTAGTTCTTTAAATTGTTCTACTGTAAGCCCCTGTGTTGTTGTATAGATTGTAATTTTCTCATCTATATCAGCTTGAATAAAACGTTGTTTTATTTCTTGGAAGTCTACCACTGCATTCATTATTAAAAATCCTCCCATACTATAGATTTAATTATAGTATGGGAAATACTTTAGATAACTATACAAATTTTTTATACTATTCATATACTTCTTTTTTTAATGTAGCAATAAATGGCAAATTCCTATACTTTTCTGCAAAATCAATACCATAACCTACAATAAATTCATCCGGAATTTCAAAACCAACATAATCAATATTTAAATCACACTTTCTTCTCAGTGGTTTATCTAGCAAAGTACAAATTTTAAGACTGGCTGCCTTTCTAGATTTCAAGTTTTCGGTTAGATACTTTAAAGTCAGTCCTGTATCTACGATATCTTCAATAATCAATACATGTTTATTCTCTATCTCTAAATCTAGATCCTTTAATATTCTTACCACACCAGAGCTTTCAGTGGAAAAACCATAACTAGATACCGCCATAAAATCAATGGATAGAGGGATGTTTATCTCCCTTACCAAGTCACCTAAAAAAATATTTGCTCCCTTTAGTACGCCAATAACAATAACTTCCTTCGAAACATATTCTTCACTAATTTTTCTTCCTAATTCCTTTACTTTTTCTTGTATCGCTTCCTTGGTAAATAAAACTTCTTTGATATCCTTTTCCATGATGTTTTCAACTCCTCTAATCAAACTATTACTTTTTAAATACTACATATTTTAATTCTTTTTCTAAATACCTTGCAATGGCATAAATAAGATCAGATAATCGATTAATATACTTTATCAAGATCGGGCTAACATCTGCTTCTGTACTTAGAGTCAATACTCTTCTTTCAGCTCTTCTACATACAGTACGTGCCACATGTAAACTAGCAGAAGCTTTACCTGTTCCAGGAATAATAAAAGCATTTATCTCGTCTATCTTTTCTAAATATTCATCTATCGTCTTCTCTAAAAAGTTTATATGTTCTTCTCGGATTTTCTGCGAAAACTTATCTTTATTCACTGTAGCCAGTTCCCCTGCTACATCAAATAGTTCTGCTTGAATTCTATATATAATTTCAATAATTTTTTCATCCTCTATGTAATTTCTTGCAAAACCCAGAGAAGCATTTAACTCATCAATCGTACCATAACTTTCTACTCTAATATCATCTTTTCTAACTCTTTTTCCATCATACAAACTAGTTTCTCCATAATCTCCTGTTTTTGTATATATCTTCATATTTTCCCTCCTTTTTTAAGTCTCATTTTTATATTTTCGACATACTTCATCTTTTTCCTCCATCATCATCAAATCTAGTTTCTATTTTATCTTTTATAGAGACAAGCTATGTATGTTCTATTCTCGAATGATATAGTGATTGAATACCATGCTAAAAATTGTACAAGTTAAATTTCATTAATATTTTGTATCTCTACTATAAATATGATACGCTAATCATAGTTTCGGAAATATTTTATTATAATACTAATAGAGGTGGATATAAATATGAACTATGAAAAAATTATAAAATCCTTCCAAATCAATAACAAAAAACACGCTTCTGCCCTACTAAAATCATCGGTTTTAGTCCCTATTATTACTGTTAAGAATGAGCTGCATATATTATTCGAAGTTCGTTCTCATCAGTTAAAGAGCCAACCAGGAGAAATCTGTTTTCCTGGTGGAAAAGTAGAAAACAATGAAACCCTTCAAACCTCTGCTTTAAGAGAAACTGTTGAAGAATTAAATATTGATACAAATAACATACAGATTATAGGAAAGCTTGACCCTGTTATTACAATGTTTAATATGATTATCTATCCCTATTGTGGCATCCTCCATAATATAAGACCAGAAGACATTTGCTACAATAAAACAGAAGTAGCCTCTATCTTCACCGTACCTATAAAAAAACTACTACAACAAACCCC
The sequence above is drawn from the Clostridium formicaceticum genome and encodes:
- the lgt gene encoding prolipoprotein diacylglyceryl transferase, whose amino-acid sequence is MNPIAFRIFGVEVAWYGIVISIGIFLGIFVAMIRAKKEGLYEDAVLDLSLIAVPAAVIGARLYYVVFKWDYYGQNPISILRIRQGGLAIHGAIIFGVLAGYLFCRYKGIGFWQMADICAPSIILGQAIGRWGNYFNQEAYGTPTDLPWAIEVDGVMVHPTFLYESLWNFGVFIFLLYYTKRKKMDGQIFLLYLILYSVGRFFVEGLRIDSLMIGPLRTAQVISVVTVIGALAVMQVLKARSHKVIG
- a CDS encoding YhcN/YlaJ family sporulation lipoprotein encodes the protein MKNKKLLLTICIFVIVAMAITGCRPARRPLPEEQTAPEQTVPGPGTAAPGAPVVPGEEGVAPTPGAGVPGPGQRVPGEQADDGIIRDARTPEDARTAPRNMQPAEMEQDLMVRADRIVNEVVRMEEVRSASVVIFENTALVGVTLTDDTDGEINRDIEKKIEDTARQADRSIERVAVTADPDLFQRIRDISREAGEGRPLSGFGREIEEIFRRIVPGA
- the deoC gene encoding deoxyribose-phosphate aldolase — protein: MNIAQYIDHTILNADATQEDIKKVCDEAKQYHFYSVCVNSCHVAFVATELKHSHVKVTSVIGFPLGASSIEAKAFEAQNAVVQGAHEIDMVMNIGALKSKAQDYVFRDIEAVVKAVGEDAIVKVIIETSLLQDDEKILACKIAKAAGAHFVKTSTGFSTAGATVEDIQLMRQTVGISMGVKASGGIRDVEKAKKMLEAGATRIGASASVNIVRGIASPKDRY
- the pduL gene encoding phosphate propanoyltransferase; this encodes MSEKMLPIALSNRHLHLSQEDIETLFGKGYELNKFKDLSQPGQYAAVEKVDLVGPKGTIKGVRVLGPARPSTQIEVSLADGFALGVTPPVRDSGDVAGSPGVKIVGPQGEVELKEGVIAAARHIHMHTDDAAKFGVVDKQRVKVKTSGERAVVFENVLVRAHQTFALEMHVDVDEGNAAGVKNGEMVELIVE
- a CDS encoding restriction endonuclease; translated protein: MNVIETMLKDMKEKYFNYRKNRSNSRRFRAFYSSSKEDKRGGLAKIIDYLLGRMFIFFAVFLIAYLKIGYIYASTVIAAVFLTIYHIFSINIRKEKLTHFKKEKRKAIANEKIYKEILNKTVDEMKEYLAEIFNKRGFDEIKCLDHSHNFIRLEALYHHNKVMILCYMYKNNFDVDLKDLKEFLCQLINSNTKRGIFITTSDFTQDCHSFLDQLNEKYTMVLVNKDKFLDVIEASDMFPSEEEIDEMIENKISKSKKSWEKYKLAVLNNKKIKGYLLLSVYLAIIAVYIPYTKYYMIIVSILLFLTLTTIFVYFKEKRQKQGEWKDIENLFRHL
- a CDS encoding YkuS family protein, with the translated sequence MQNKLVAVQEGLHEVAEVLRRKGYKVTTIDEAEEPIDAIIYSNHSRHYLAHNMTGKINIPSYNQFVKMVNIDEIGIENIATFLKELE
- the hpt gene encoding hypoxanthine phosphoribosyltransferase; translated protein: MEKDIKEVLFTKEAIQEKVKELGRKISEEYVSKEVIVIGVLKGANIFLGDLVREINIPLSIDFMAVSSYGFSTESSGVVRILKDLDLEIENKHVLIIEDIVDTGLTLKYLTENLKSRKAASLKICTLLDKPLRRKCDLNIDYVGFEIPDEFIVGYGIDFAEKYRNLPFIATLKKEVYE
- a CDS encoding cob(I)yrinic acid a,c-diamide adenosyltransferase; the encoded protein is MKIYTKTGDYGETSLYDGKRVRKDDIRVESYGTIDELNASLGFARNYIEDEKIIEIIYRIQAELFDVAGELATVNKDKFSQKIREEHINFLEKTIDEYLEKIDEINAFIIPGTGKASASLHVARTVCRRAERRVLTLSTEADVSPILIKYINRLSDLIYAIARYLEKELKYVVFKK
- a CDS encoding NUDIX hydrolase; amino-acid sequence: MNYEKIIKSFQINNKKHASALLKSSVLVPIITVKNELHILFEVRSHQLKSQPGEICFPGGKVENNETLQTSALRETVEELNIDTNNIQIIGKLDPVITMFNMIIYPYCGILHNIRPEDICYNKTEVASIFTVPIKKLLQQTPLSHKIKINISPNEDFPFHLIQEGKKYNWKISDYDVYFYQHQQYVIWGITAKILKNFLEIIQA